Proteins found in one Carassius auratus strain Wakin chromosome 12, ASM336829v1, whole genome shotgun sequence genomic segment:
- the cmn gene encoding calymmin isoform X20, whose protein sequence is MFRWMLLRMMLLLWMTNVTLQGGTGYKPQNPNGGAAQMSPKDYGLGPNSNSANMKGNGYPVNKGIGSYGGAQNKPGYGGRPPYGGTGIGMINQHALKQRGGYGNGNGYRAPSYGGYSNLMGAHPQKGVGLAADKGQGTKSGGYGIAAGYTNGGATKAQQGYGGYANGAKQPNTGSSLQNMGYHNAGTKGPKPGYGAKAGTSHGQGTKPNGYGGYANGGAVKQPNTGSYLQNMGYPNGGTKGPKPGYGGYANGGGARQPNTGSSQNMGYPNGGTKGPKPGYGGYANGGVARQPNTGSFLQNMGYPNGGTKGPKPGYGAKAGPSNGQGAKPGYGVPGHMSKRPYKAANSGYMPVTVGKQGVPGGKGPKGEILSPETPSHLPLTSNTKGVLPAERVPNTGLLPQQTKDLPPVLQQTKGQNLNAPLQQGKDPNSMGPQFAPKPFMQGSGFYKPSKAYKLPTPVIPQNKASKPAAPAIPQAIPAQDSAPIPQTNSPQTSQTATLEQGQVLSQEQTVNPVILQPQVPLMPNAAVPQITSEMQQTKIQSNPALPQMKNPSKTNPELTGLGQPNGQVQGAIPSKPDCGPGGRPNGQWVKLPSPGSGYPNGKGEVSSQPGIGGYPAHGINNGYKAGYEGYGNKFNKPAGPHGGQPIGFGSKGKSPAKYAQNFSGIGGLPFGSHSGYQTNPSGQYGNEGQRYGAKPYNPQALGKHGYGSLPYNSQPLLPESVAKSSGKYDFGGLPYNGQPLGYGSDKSSGKYGQKGLHYGGQPFDLRPDAMSGKYGSPESLYNPESLSLSGDAKSAKYGNPAVSYELLGPVTDGQSVEENRSLEALHQGPEIDGHKSIDQFGDGEVPPHPDTPGVEEANAQSINKYGTGDYTDGRVQAEVVSFPGVPTVGPAPHIPAVTSFDTTLDGSSLAPVSDVSAVSEVPFSPTFPHPELPTLKQQPAPPQQIHLQQHLKFHFHPQGNSQTGKEGKYKLNGFFGNKYQG, encoded by the exons ATGTTTAGATGGATGCTTCTAAGAATGATGTTATTGCTCTGGATGACAAACGTAACACTTCAGGGCGGCACAG ggTACAAACCTCAAAATCCAAATGGTGGTGCAGCACAAATGTCACCTAAAG attatggTTTGGGTCCAAATAGCAACTCAGCAAATATGAAAGGAAACG gttaTCCTGTTAACAAAGGTATAG GTTCATATGGGGGTGCACAAAATAAGCCTGGATACGGAGGTCGTCCCCCGTATG GTGGAACAGGCATTGGAATGATTAACCAACATGCATTGAAGCAGAGGGGAG GTTATGGAAATGGTAATGGCTACAGAGCTCCATCTTATGGGG GCTACAGCAATTTAATGGGTGCTCATCCCCAGAAAGGAGTTGGTCTAG CAGCAGACAAGGGACAAGGGACAAAATCTGGAG GATATGGCATCGCTGCAGGATATACCAATGGTGGGGCGACCAAGGCACAACAAG GATATGGAGGATATGCTAATGGAGCTAAGCAACCTAATACAG GCTCTTCTCTTCAAAATATGGGGTATCACAATGCTGGAACCAAGGGACCTAAACCAG GATATGGTGCTAAAGCTGGAACTTCACATGGACAAGGAACCAAGCCTAATG GATATGGAGGTTATGCTAACGGAGGTGCTGTTAAACAACCTAATACAG GCTCTTACCTTCAAAATATGGGGTATCCCAATGGGGGAACCAAAGGACCCAAACCAG GATATGGAGGATATGCTAACGGAGGAGGAGCTAGGCAACCTAACACAG GATCTTCTCAAAATATGGGGTATCCCAATGGCGGAACCAAGGGACCTaaaccag GATATGGAGGATATGCTAATGGAGGAGTAGCTAGGCAACCTAACACAG GCTCTTTTCTCCAAAATATGGGTTATCCCAACGGAGGAACCAAAGGACCTAAACCAG GATATGGTGCTAAAGCTGGACCCTCAAATGGACAAGGAGCCAAGCCTG GTTACGGTGTTCCTGGACATATGTCAAAAAGACCTTATAAAGCAGCTAATTCAG GATATATGCCTGTAACCGTTGGGAAACAGGGTGTTCCTGGTGGAAAAGGACCTAAAGGGGAGATTTTAAGCCCTGAAACACCAAGTCATCTCCCACTAACATCTAACACCAAGGGTGTTTTACCAGCTGAGCGTGTGCCAAATACAGGATTGCTTCCACAACAAACTAAAGACCTTCCACCAGTCCTGCAACAAACAAAAGGACAAAATCTTAATGCACCACTTCAACAGGGCAAAGACCCCAACTCTATGGGACCTCAGTTTGCTCCAAAGCCATTTATGCAAGGTTCAGGATTTTATAAACCTAGTAAAGCTTATAAACTGCCCACACCTGTAATTCCACAAAACAAAGCTTCAAAACCTGCTGCACCAGCAATCCCTCAAGCAATCCCTGCACAAGACTCAGCTCCCATTCCTCAGACAAATTCTCCTCAAACATCACAGACAGCTACACTAGAGCAGGGACAAGTGCTGTCACAGGAGCAAACCGTCAATCCAGTGATACTACAGCCACAGGTGCCTCTGATGCCAAACGCAGCTGTTCCTCAAATAACTTCAGAGATGCAACAAACCAAGATTCAGTCAAACCCAGCTTTGCCTCAAATGAAGAATCCATCAAAAACAAATCCTG aactCACTGGTCTAGGACAACCTAATGGACAGGTGCAGGGAGCTATACCTTCAAAGCCTg attgtgGACCTGGTGGACGACCTAATGGACAATGGGTCAAACTTCCAAGTCCTG GGTCTGGGTATCCCAACGGAAAAGGAGAAGTGTCATCACAACCAG GAATTGGTGGTTATCCAGCTCATGGCATTAACAATGGGTACAAAGCAG GTTATGAAGGATATGGAAACAAATTCAATAAGCCAG CTGGACCACACGGTGGGCAGCCAATAGGATTCGGATCTAAGGGAAAATCTCCGGCAAAATATG CTCAAAATTTTTCAGGAATCGGTGGACTTCCATTTGGTTCCCATAGTGGATATCAAACCAACCCCTCTGGACAATATG GTAATGAAGGACAGCGCTATGGAGCTAAACCCTATAATCCTCAAGCACTGGGAAAACACG GATATGGTAGTTTACCGTACAACTCTCAACCTCTTCTACCAGAGTCTGTTGCCAAATCATCTGGTAAATATG ACTTTGGAGGGTTACCCTACAATGGTCAGCCACTTGGATATGGTTCTGACAAGTCGTCTGGAAAATAtg GACAAAAGGGTCTTCATTATGGTGGTCAGCCATTTGATCTCAGGCCTGATGCAATGTCTGGGAAATATG GTTCTCCAGAATCCTTGTATAATCCAGAATCGC tcaGTCTCAGTGGCGATGCTAAATCTGCTAAATATG GTAATCCAGCAGTGTCATATGAGCTCCTTGGCCCTGTGACTGATGGTCAATCTGTTGAAG aaaacagaagcCTGGAGGCTTTGCACCAAGGTCCTGAGATTGATGGACACAAATCCATTGACCAGTTTG gagATGGAGAGGTTCCACCCCATCCTGATACTCCAGGAGTTGAAGAGGCGAATGCACAATCCATAAACAAATACG GAACGGGTGATTATACTGATGGAAGAGTACAAGCTgaag TTGTCTCTTTCCCTGGTGTTCCCACTGTGGGCCCCGCTCCTCACATCCCTGCTGTCACCTCATTTGACACCACACTGGATGGTTCCTCCCTGGCCCCTGTCTCTGATGTGTCTGCTGTTTCTGAGGTGCCCTTCTCACCCACATTCCCTCACCCTGAGCTGCCCACTCTAAAGCAGCAGCCAGCCCCACCACAACAGATTCACCTCCAGCAGCACCTCAAGTTCCACTTCCACCCACAGGGCAACTCCCAGACAG GAAAGGAAGGCAAATACAAATTGAATGGTTTCTTTGGAAATAAATACCAAG GATAA
- the cmn gene encoding calymmin isoform X9 — translation MFRWMLLRMMLLLWMTNVTLQGGTGYKPQNPNGGAAQMSPKDYGLGPNSNSANMKGNGYPVNKGIGSYGGAQNKPGYGGRPPYGGTGIGMINQHALKQRGGYGNGNGYRAPSYGGYSNLMGAHPQKGVGLAADKGQGTKSGGYGIAAGYTNGGATKAQQGYGGYANGAKQPNTGSSLQNMGYHNAGTKGPKPGYGAKAGTSHGQGTKPNGYGGYANGGAAKQPNTGSSLQNMGYPSGGPKGPKTAYGAKAGYSNGQGAIPNGSSLQNMGYPNGGTQGPKPGSSSKGYGAKAGPSKVQEAKPNGSSLQNMGYPNGGTKGPKPGYGAKAGPSSVQGAKPNGYGGYANGGAVKQPNTGSYLQNMGYPNGGTKGPKPGYGGYANGGGARQPNTGSSQNMGYPNGGTKGPKPGYGGYANGGVARQPNTGSFLQNMGYPNGGTKGPKPGYGAKAGPSNGQGAKPGYGVPGHMSKRPYKAANSGYMPVTVGKQGVPGGKGPKGEILSPETPSHLPLTSNTKGVLPAERVPNTGLLPQQTKDLPPVLQQTKGQNLNAPLQQGKDPNSMGPQFAPKPFMQGSGFYKPSKAYKLPTPVIPQNKASKPAAPAIPQAIPAQDSAPIPQTNSPQTSQTATLEQGQVLSQEQTVNPVILQPQVPLMPNAAVPQITSEMQQTKIQSNPALPQMKNPSKTNPELTGLGQPNGQVQGAIPSKPDCGPGGRPNGQWVKLPSPGSGYPNGKGEVSSQPGYEGYGNKFNKPAGPHGGQPIGFGSKGKSPAKYGIGGLPFGSHSGYQTNPSGQYGNEGQRYGAKPYNPQALGKHGYGSLPYNSQPLLPESVAKSSGKYDFGGLPYNGQPLGYGSDKSSGKYGQKGLHYGGQPFDLRPDAMSGKYGSPESLYNPESLSLSGDAKSAKYGNPAVSYELLGPVTDGQSVEENRSLEALHQGPEIDGHKSIDQFGDGEVPPHPDTPGVEEANAQSINKYGTGDYTDGRVQAEVVSFPGVPTVGPAPHIPAVTSFDTTLDGSSLAPVSDVSAVSEVPFSPTFPHPELPTLKQQPAPPQQIHLQQHLKFHFHPQGNSQTGKEGKYKLNGFFGNKYQG, via the exons ATGTTTAGATGGATGCTTCTAAGAATGATGTTATTGCTCTGGATGACAAACGTAACACTTCAGGGCGGCACAG ggTACAAACCTCAAAATCCAAATGGTGGTGCAGCACAAATGTCACCTAAAG attatggTTTGGGTCCAAATAGCAACTCAGCAAATATGAAAGGAAACG gttaTCCTGTTAACAAAGGTATAG GTTCATATGGGGGTGCACAAAATAAGCCTGGATACGGAGGTCGTCCCCCGTATG GTGGAACAGGCATTGGAATGATTAACCAACATGCATTGAAGCAGAGGGGAG GTTATGGAAATGGTAATGGCTACAGAGCTCCATCTTATGGGG GCTACAGCAATTTAATGGGTGCTCATCCCCAGAAAGGAGTTGGTCTAG CAGCAGACAAGGGACAAGGGACAAAATCTGGAG GATATGGCATCGCTGCAGGATATACCAATGGTGGGGCGACCAAGGCACAACAAG GATATGGAGGATATGCTAATGGAGCTAAGCAACCTAATACAG GCTCTTCTCTTCAAAATATGGGGTATCACAATGCTGGAACCAAGGGACCTAAACCAG GATATGGTGCTAAAGCTGGAACTTCACATGGACAAGGAACCAAGCCTAATG GATATGGAGGATATGCCAATGGAGGTGCAGCTAAGCAACCTAATACAG GCTCTTCTCTTCAAAATATGGGTTATCCCAGTGGTGGACCCAAGGGTCCTAAGACAG CATATGGTGCTAAAGCTGGATACTCAAATGGACAAGGAGCCATTCCTAATG gCTCTTCTCTTCAAAATATGGGGTATCCCAATGGGGGAACGCAAGGACCTAAACCAG GCTCTTCTTCAAAAGGATATGGTGCTAAAGCTGGACCCTCAAAAGTACAAGAGGCCAAGCCTAATG GCTCTTCTCTTCAAAATATGGGGTATCCCAATGGTGGAACCAAGGGCCCTAAACCAG GATATGGTGCTAAAGCTGGACCCTCAAGTGTACAAGGAGCCAAGCCTAATG GATATGGAGGTTATGCTAACGGAGGTGCTGTTAAACAACCTAATACAG GCTCTTACCTTCAAAATATGGGGTATCCCAATGGGGGAACCAAAGGACCCAAACCAG GATATGGAGGATATGCTAACGGAGGAGGAGCTAGGCAACCTAACACAG GATCTTCTCAAAATATGGGGTATCCCAATGGCGGAACCAAGGGACCTaaaccag GATATGGAGGATATGCTAATGGAGGAGTAGCTAGGCAACCTAACACAG GCTCTTTTCTCCAAAATATGGGTTATCCCAACGGAGGAACCAAAGGACCTAAACCAG GATATGGTGCTAAAGCTGGACCCTCAAATGGACAAGGAGCCAAGCCTG GTTACGGTGTTCCTGGACATATGTCAAAAAGACCTTATAAAGCAGCTAATTCAG GATATATGCCTGTAACCGTTGGGAAACAGGGTGTTCCTGGTGGAAAAGGACCTAAAGGGGAGATTTTAAGCCCTGAAACACCAAGTCATCTCCCACTAACATCTAACACCAAGGGTGTTTTACCAGCTGAGCGTGTGCCAAATACAGGATTGCTTCCACAACAAACTAAAGACCTTCCACCAGTCCTGCAACAAACAAAAGGACAAAATCTTAATGCACCACTTCAACAGGGCAAAGACCCCAACTCTATGGGACCTCAGTTTGCTCCAAAGCCATTTATGCAAGGTTCAGGATTTTATAAACCTAGTAAAGCTTATAAACTGCCCACACCTGTAATTCCACAAAACAAAGCTTCAAAACCTGCTGCACCAGCAATCCCTCAAGCAATCCCTGCACAAGACTCAGCTCCCATTCCTCAGACAAATTCTCCTCAAACATCACAGACAGCTACACTAGAGCAGGGACAAGTGCTGTCACAGGAGCAAACCGTCAATCCAGTGATACTACAGCCACAGGTGCCTCTGATGCCAAACGCAGCTGTTCCTCAAATAACTTCAGAGATGCAACAAACCAAGATTCAGTCAAACCCAGCTTTGCCTCAAATGAAGAATCCATCAAAAACAAATCCTG aactCACTGGTCTAGGACAACCTAATGGACAGGTGCAGGGAGCTATACCTTCAAAGCCTg attgtgGACCTGGTGGACGACCTAATGGACAATGGGTCAAACTTCCAAGTCCTG GGTCTGGGTATCCCAACGGAAAAGGAGAAGTGTCATCACAACCAG GTTATGAAGGATATGGAAACAAATTCAATAAGCCAG CTGGACCACACGGTGGGCAGCCAATAGGATTCGGATCTAAGGGAAAATCTCCGGCAAAATATG GAATCGGTGGACTTCCATTTGGTTCCCATAGTGGATATCAAACCAACCCCTCTGGACAATATG GTAATGAAGGACAGCGCTATGGAGCTAAACCCTATAATCCTCAAGCACTGGGAAAACACG GATATGGTAGTTTACCGTACAACTCTCAACCTCTTCTACCAGAGTCTGTTGCCAAATCATCTGGTAAATATG ACTTTGGAGGGTTACCCTACAATGGTCAGCCACTTGGATATGGTTCTGACAAGTCGTCTGGAAAATAtg GACAAAAGGGTCTTCATTATGGTGGTCAGCCATTTGATCTCAGGCCTGATGCAATGTCTGGGAAATATG GTTCTCCAGAATCCTTGTATAATCCAGAATCGC tcaGTCTCAGTGGCGATGCTAAATCTGCTAAATATG GTAATCCAGCAGTGTCATATGAGCTCCTTGGCCCTGTGACTGATGGTCAATCTGTTGAAG aaaacagaagcCTGGAGGCTTTGCACCAAGGTCCTGAGATTGATGGACACAAATCCATTGACCAGTTTG gagATGGAGAGGTTCCACCCCATCCTGATACTCCAGGAGTTGAAGAGGCGAATGCACAATCCATAAACAAATACG GAACGGGTGATTATACTGATGGAAGAGTACAAGCTgaag TTGTCTCTTTCCCTGGTGTTCCCACTGTGGGCCCCGCTCCTCACATCCCTGCTGTCACCTCATTTGACACCACACTGGATGGTTCCTCCCTGGCCCCTGTCTCTGATGTGTCTGCTGTTTCTGAGGTGCCCTTCTCACCCACATTCCCTCACCCTGAGCTGCCCACTCTAAAGCAGCAGCCAGCCCCACCACAACAGATTCACCTCCAGCAGCACCTCAAGTTCCACTTCCACCCACAGGGCAACTCCCAGACAG GAAAGGAAGGCAAATACAAATTGAATGGTTTCTTTGGAAATAAATACCAAG GATAA
- the cmn gene encoding calymmin isoform X24 — translation MFRWMLLRMMLLLWMTNVTLQGGTGYKPQNPNGGAAQMSPKDYGLGPNSNSANMKGNGYPVNKGIGSYGGAQNKPGYGGRPPYGGTGIGMINQHALKQRGGYGNGNGYRAPSYGGYSNLMGAHPQKGVGLADKGQGTKSGGYGIAAGYTNGGATKAQQGYGGYANGGGARQPNTGSSQNMGYPNGGTKGPKPGYGGYANGGVARQPNTGSFLQNMGYPNGGTKGPKPGYGAKAGPSNGQGAKPGYGVPGHMSKRPYKAANSGYMPVTVGKQGVPGGKGPKGEILSPETPSHLPLTSNTKGVLPAERVPNTGLLPQQTKDLPPVLQQTKGQNLNAPLQQGKDPNSMGPQFAPKPFMQGSGFYKPSKAYKLPTPVIPQNKASKPAAPAIPQAIPAQDSAPIPQTNSPQTSQTATLEQGQVLSQEQTVNPVILQPQVPLMPNAAVPQITSEMQQTKIQSNPALPQMKNPSKTNPELTGLGQPNGQVQGAIPSKPDCGPGGRPNGQWVKLPSPGSGYPNGKGEVSSQPGIGGYPAHGINNGYKAGYEGYGNKFNKPAGPHGGQPIGFGSKGKSPAKYAQNFSGIGGLPFGSHSGYQTNPSGQYGNEGQRYGAKPYNPQALGKHGYGSLPYNSQPLLPESVAKSSGKYDFGGLPYNGQPLGYGSDKSSGKYGQKGLHYGGQPFDLRPDAMSGKYGSPESLYNPESLSLSGDAKSAKYGNPAVSYELLGPVTDGQSVEENRSLEALHQGPEIDGHKSIDQFGDGEVPPHPDTPGVEEANAQSINKYGTGDYTDGRVQAEVVSFPGVPTVGPAPHIPAVTSFDTTLDGSSLAPVSDVSAVSEVPFSPTFPHPELPTLKQQPAPPQQIHLQQHLKFHFHPQGNSQTGKEGKYKLNGFFGNKYQG, via the exons ATGTTTAGATGGATGCTTCTAAGAATGATGTTATTGCTCTGGATGACAAACGTAACACTTCAGGGCGGCACAG ggTACAAACCTCAAAATCCAAATGGTGGTGCAGCACAAATGTCACCTAAAG attatggTTTGGGTCCAAATAGCAACTCAGCAAATATGAAAGGAAACG gttaTCCTGTTAACAAAGGTATAG GTTCATATGGGGGTGCACAAAATAAGCCTGGATACGGAGGTCGTCCCCCGTATG GTGGAACAGGCATTGGAATGATTAACCAACATGCATTGAAGCAGAGGGGAG GTTATGGAAATGGTAATGGCTACAGAGCTCCATCTTATGGGG GCTACAGCAATTTAATGGGTGCTCATCCCCAGAAAGGAGTTGGTCTAG CAGACAAGGGACAAGGGACAAAATCTGGAG GATATGGCATCGCTGCAGGATATACCAATGGTGGGGCGACCAAGGCACAACAAG GATATGGAGGATATGCTAACGGAGGAGGAGCTAGGCAACCTAACACAG GATCTTCTCAAAATATGGGGTATCCCAATGGCGGAACCAAGGGACCTaaaccag GATATGGAGGATATGCTAATGGAGGAGTAGCTAGGCAACCTAACACAG GCTCTTTTCTCCAAAATATGGGTTATCCCAACGGAGGAACCAAAGGACCTAAACCAG GATATGGTGCTAAAGCTGGACCCTCAAATGGACAAGGAGCCAAGCCTG GTTACGGTGTTCCTGGACATATGTCAAAAAGACCTTATAAAGCAGCTAATTCAG GATATATGCCTGTAACCGTTGGGAAACAGGGTGTTCCTGGTGGAAAAGGACCTAAAGGGGAGATTTTAAGCCCTGAAACACCAAGTCATCTCCCACTAACATCTAACACCAAGGGTGTTTTACCAGCTGAGCGTGTGCCAAATACAGGATTGCTTCCACAACAAACTAAAGACCTTCCACCAGTCCTGCAACAAACAAAAGGACAAAATCTTAATGCACCACTTCAACAGGGCAAAGACCCCAACTCTATGGGACCTCAGTTTGCTCCAAAGCCATTTATGCAAGGTTCAGGATTTTATAAACCTAGTAAAGCTTATAAACTGCCCACACCTGTAATTCCACAAAACAAAGCTTCAAAACCTGCTGCACCAGCAATCCCTCAAGCAATCCCTGCACAAGACTCAGCTCCCATTCCTCAGACAAATTCTCCTCAAACATCACAGACAGCTACACTAGAGCAGGGACAAGTGCTGTCACAGGAGCAAACCGTCAATCCAGTGATACTACAGCCACAGGTGCCTCTGATGCCAAACGCAGCTGTTCCTCAAATAACTTCAGAGATGCAACAAACCAAGATTCAGTCAAACCCAGCTTTGCCTCAAATGAAGAATCCATCAAAAACAAATCCTG aactCACTGGTCTAGGACAACCTAATGGACAGGTGCAGGGAGCTATACCTTCAAAGCCTg attgtgGACCTGGTGGACGACCTAATGGACAATGGGTCAAACTTCCAAGTCCTG GGTCTGGGTATCCCAACGGAAAAGGAGAAGTGTCATCACAACCAG GAATTGGTGGTTATCCAGCTCATGGCATTAACAATGGGTACAAAGCAG GTTATGAAGGATATGGAAACAAATTCAATAAGCCAG CTGGACCACACGGTGGGCAGCCAATAGGATTCGGATCTAAGGGAAAATCTCCGGCAAAATATG CTCAAAATTTTTCAGGAATCGGTGGACTTCCATTTGGTTCCCATAGTGGATATCAAACCAACCCCTCTGGACAATATG GTAATGAAGGACAGCGCTATGGAGCTAAACCCTATAATCCTCAAGCACTGGGAAAACACG GATATGGTAGTTTACCGTACAACTCTCAACCTCTTCTACCAGAGTCTGTTGCCAAATCATCTGGTAAATATG ACTTTGGAGGGTTACCCTACAATGGTCAGCCACTTGGATATGGTTCTGACAAGTCGTCTGGAAAATAtg GACAAAAGGGTCTTCATTATGGTGGTCAGCCATTTGATCTCAGGCCTGATGCAATGTCTGGGAAATATG GTTCTCCAGAATCCTTGTATAATCCAGAATCGC tcaGTCTCAGTGGCGATGCTAAATCTGCTAAATATG GTAATCCAGCAGTGTCATATGAGCTCCTTGGCCCTGTGACTGATGGTCAATCTGTTGAAG aaaacagaagcCTGGAGGCTTTGCACCAAGGTCCTGAGATTGATGGACACAAATCCATTGACCAGTTTG gagATGGAGAGGTTCCACCCCATCCTGATACTCCAGGAGTTGAAGAGGCGAATGCACAATCCATAAACAAATACG GAACGGGTGATTATACTGATGGAAGAGTACAAGCTgaag TTGTCTCTTTCCCTGGTGTTCCCACTGTGGGCCCCGCTCCTCACATCCCTGCTGTCACCTCATTTGACACCACACTGGATGGTTCCTCCCTGGCCCCTGTCTCTGATGTGTCTGCTGTTTCTGAGGTGCCCTTCTCACCCACATTCCCTCACCCTGAGCTGCCCACTCTAAAGCAGCAGCCAGCCCCACCACAACAGATTCACCTCCAGCAGCACCTCAAGTTCCACTTCCACCCACAGGGCAACTCCCAGACAG GAAAGGAAGGCAAATACAAATTGAATGGTTTCTTTGGAAATAAATACCAAG GATAA